The Flavobacterium jumunjinense genome includes a region encoding these proteins:
- a CDS encoding acyltransferase family protein, translated as MTDIPKQRILSLDTLRGFDMFWIIGGDIFFKTLGKQTSWSWVDSIAKQMDHAAWEGFYAYDLIFPLFMFISGIAIPFAMFGKIEKGGAKKEIYYKIIKRASILILLGLIYNGLLTFQFNTLRAASVLGQVGLAYLIASIIAINFRSFKSIFIWVIGILVFYSILQLAIPIPNYPAGTLTPEGAINGYIDRIFLPGKLYGKVFDPEGLLCIFSASAITLMGTLAGLILRSNSLSPYKKVILYTIIGFSLIVIALLLSSWYPIIKSIWTSTFNLLTGGISFILFALFYLIIDVWKFQKWTFLFRVIGLNSITIYMATCMIDFKATATFVFGGFSTFFGNLQPAILILCMIIVEWVFLYFLYKKNIFIKV; from the coding sequence ATGACAGATATTCCAAAACAGCGAATTTTATCGCTAGATACACTACGCGGATTCGATATGTTTTGGATTATTGGTGGAGACATCTTTTTCAAAACATTAGGAAAACAGACTTCCTGGTCTTGGGTTGATAGTATAGCCAAACAAATGGATCATGCTGCATGGGAAGGATTTTATGCGTATGATTTAATTTTTCCTCTTTTTATGTTTATTTCTGGAATAGCAATACCATTTGCAATGTTTGGCAAAATTGAAAAAGGAGGAGCTAAAAAAGAAATATACTATAAGATAATTAAAAGAGCTTCCATTCTTATTCTTCTCGGTCTAATTTATAACGGTCTTTTAACTTTTCAATTTAATACACTTAGAGCAGCTAGTGTTTTAGGACAGGTTGGTCTTGCTTATCTGATTGCATCAATAATTGCCATCAATTTTAGATCTTTTAAATCAATTTTCATTTGGGTGATTGGAATCCTTGTTTTCTATTCCATTTTACAATTAGCTATCCCAATTCCAAATTATCCAGCCGGAACACTTACTCCTGAAGGTGCTATAAATGGTTATATAGATCGTATTTTCCTCCCTGGCAAACTTTATGGAAAAGTATTTGACCCTGAAGGTTTACTTTGTATTTTTTCAGCTTCTGCAATAACATTAATGGGGACATTAGCTGGACTTATTTTGCGTTCTAATTCTTTGAGTCCTTATAAAAAAGTAATCCTCTATACTATTATTGGATTTTCTTTAATAGTTATAGCTTTATTACTTAGCAGTTGGTACCCAATAATTAAATCTATTTGGACTTCTACTTTTAATCTTTTAACAGGTGGAATTAGTTTTATTCTATTTGCTCTTTTTTATCTTATAATAGATGTTTGGAAGTTTCAAAAATGGACTTTTTTATTTCGCGTGATTGGCCTAAATTCTATTACAATCTACATGGCAACTTGCATGATTGACTTTAAAGCTACAGCTACTTTTGTTTTTGGAGGCTTTTCCACTTTTTTTGGTAATTTACAACCTGCAATACTTATTCTATGTATGATTATTGTTGAATGGGTGTTTCTTTATTTTTTATATAAAAAAAACATCTTCATAAAAGTTTAA
- a CDS encoding aminoacyl-histidine dipeptidase has product MSQEVRNLEPKALWNKFADLNEVPRPSKKEERVIAFMNDFAKKLGLDVVNDEVGNVIIKKPATAGMENRKTIVMQSHLDMVHQKNNDTDFDFDTQGIEMYVEGDWVRAKGTTLGADNGLGVATIMAVLESTDIPHPAIEALFTIDEETGMTGAMGLQGGMLEGEILLNLDTEEDDEIDIGCAGGVDVTAVAEYDEEDTTEGAVGYTITVKGLSGGHSGMDIHKGLGNANKIMNRLLFDGFDDFGLQISTIKGGSLRNAIPRESVAEVVIASVYDEAFVFDMQEVINEIKAELKTTEPKLEIVIEKSALTPEKVMPPMAQYFLVRGLYTAHNGVYRMSADFDNLVETSNNIAKVVVGQGKLTIQCLTRSSVETAKFDLANSLRSAFELMGCEVEFSGSYPGWTPNAKSEILDVLSSIYEKQNGKKADVVACHAGLECGILGTNYPDMDMISFGPTIKGAHSPDERASISSAQKYWKFVLEILENIPDRK; this is encoded by the coding sequence ATGAGCCAAGAAGTAAGAAACCTTGAACCAAAAGCCCTTTGGAACAAATTTGCCGATTTAAATGAAGTACCACGTCCATCAAAAAAAGAAGAGCGTGTAATTGCATTTATGAATGATTTCGCTAAAAAATTAGGCTTAGATGTTGTTAATGATGAAGTAGGTAACGTAATCATAAAGAAACCAGCAACTGCTGGAATGGAAAATAGGAAAACCATAGTTATGCAATCGCATCTAGATATGGTTCATCAAAAAAATAATGACACCGATTTCGATTTCGATACTCAAGGTATAGAGATGTATGTAGAAGGAGATTGGGTTCGTGCAAAAGGAACAACTCTTGGAGCAGATAACGGACTAGGAGTGGCAACAATAATGGCAGTTCTAGAAAGTACAGATATTCCACATCCTGCAATCGAAGCATTGTTTACAATCGATGAAGAAACAGGTATGACTGGAGCTATGGGCTTGCAAGGTGGAATGCTTGAAGGTGAAATTCTATTAAATTTAGACACTGAAGAAGATGATGAAATAGATATAGGTTGTGCTGGAGGAGTAGATGTTACCGCAGTTGCAGAATATGATGAAGAAGATACTACGGAAGGTGCTGTAGGTTATACTATCACTGTAAAAGGATTGAGTGGTGGACATTCAGGAATGGATATTCATAAAGGATTAGGAAATGCAAATAAAATTATGAACCGTCTTCTTTTTGATGGTTTTGATGATTTCGGATTACAAATTTCCACAATAAAAGGAGGTAGCCTTCGAAATGCAATTCCTAGAGAAAGCGTTGCCGAAGTTGTAATTGCTAGTGTTTATGATGAAGCATTTGTTTTTGATATGCAAGAAGTAATCAATGAAATAAAAGCAGAATTAAAAACAACAGAACCGAAATTAGAAATTGTTATTGAAAAATCCGCATTAACTCCAGAAAAAGTTATGCCTCCTATGGCACAATATTTTTTAGTTCGCGGTTTGTATACTGCTCATAATGGAGTGTATAGAATGAGTGCAGATTTTGATAATTTAGTTGAAACATCAAATAATATTGCAAAAGTTGTTGTTGGTCAAGGAAAGTTAACTATTCAATGTTTAACACGTTCTTCTGTAGAAACTGCAAAATTCGATTTAGCGAACTCATTACGTTCAGCTTTTGAATTAATGGGCTGTGAAGTTGAGTTTTCAGGAAGCTATCCAGGTTGGACACCAAATGCTAAATCTGAAATTTTAGATGTTTTGAGTTCTATTTATGAAAAACAAAATGGTAAAAAAGCAGATGTAGTAGCTTGTCATGCAGGTTTAGAGTGTGGAATATTAGGAACAAACTATCCAGATATGGACATGATTTCTTTTGGACCAACAATAAAAGGAGCGCATAGTCCAGATGAAAGAGCAAGCATTTCTTCTGCTCAAAAATATTGGAAATTTGTCTTAGAAATTTTAGAGAACATTCCAGATAGGAAATAG
- a CDS encoding DUF3810 domain-containing protein encodes MKLQKTHILPILLILQITIVKALAQFPEFIEEWYSKGLYPKIAFLSRNLLGWIPFSVGDLIYFILIVSILRWILKNRKGFMKNWKINGLTILSWLSILYFTFHFLWGMNYYRVPLNEKLNIEKEYSVEKLEAFTLKMITKTNALHLLITQNDTLAVEIPYSDTEIFDLALNGYQKLPENLKEFQYKNKSIKGSLLSYPLSYMGFGGYLNPFTNEAQVNILKPKFNSPMTTCHEMAHQTGIGSESECNFIGFIAAIKNEDIYFQYSAYNFITRYCLGNLERIEEGKSKLFFEKINKGVVKNFEENEAFWESYHSPIDTFFEYFYDNFLKLNQQKDGLESYSKFVGLMIGYEELMINED; translated from the coding sequence ATGAAATTACAGAAAACTCACATATTACCTATTCTATTAATTTTACAAATTACTATTGTAAAAGCATTAGCACAGTTTCCAGAATTCATTGAAGAATGGTATAGCAAGGGTTTATATCCCAAAATCGCATTTTTATCAAGAAATTTATTAGGTTGGATTCCTTTTTCAGTTGGCGACCTTATTTACTTTATTTTGATAGTCTCTATACTACGCTGGATTTTGAAAAATAGAAAGGGTTTTATGAAAAACTGGAAAATTAATGGATTAACAATTTTAAGTTGGCTTTCAATTCTATATTTTACTTTTCATTTTTTATGGGGAATGAATTATTATAGAGTTCCTTTAAATGAGAAATTAAACATTGAAAAAGAATATTCTGTAGAAAAATTAGAGGCTTTTACTTTAAAAATGATTACCAAAACGAATGCTTTACATTTATTAATTACGCAAAATGATACTTTAGCTGTTGAAATACCTTATTCTGATACTGAAATATTTGATTTAGCACTTAATGGTTATCAAAAATTACCAGAAAATCTAAAAGAATTTCAATATAAAAACAAAAGTATTAAAGGCTCTTTATTAAGTTATCCGTTAAGTTATATGGGTTTTGGTGGTTATTTAAATCCGTTTACGAATGAAGCACAGGTAAATATTTTAAAACCAAAATTCAATTCTCCAATGACTACCTGCCACGAAATGGCTCATCAAACAGGAATTGGTAGCGAAAGTGAATGCAATTTTATTGGCTTTATTGCTGCAATTAAAAACGAAGATATTTATTTTCAGTATTCGGCTTATAATTTTATTACACGTTATTGTTTGGGTAATTTAGAAAGAATAGAAGAAGGAAAAAGTAAATTGTTTTTTGAAAAAATAAATAAAGGAGTGGTTAAAAACTTTGAAGAAAACGAAGCTTTTTGGGAAAGCTACCACTCACCTATTGATACTTTTTTTGAATATTTTTACGATAATTTTCTAAAATTAAACCAACAAAAAGATGGGTTGGAAAGCTATAGTAAGTTTGTTGGGTTGATGATTGGGTATGAAGAGTTGATGATTAATGAAGATTGA
- a CDS encoding NAD(P)/FAD-dependent oxidoreductase, which yields MNIPRSSFPRIVIVGGGFAGIALTKKLRNKNVQVVLLDKHNYHNFQPLMYQVATGGLEPDSIAYPIRKVVQEYNDFYFRLAEVKEIDTDNNKIIADIGELKYDYLILATGSKTNFFGNKEMERNCMAMKTIPQSLNIRSLILENFEQALLTNDIEERHSLMNFVLVGGGPTGVELAGALAEMKKAILPKDYPDLDVRKMEINLIQSSDRILNTMSENASEKAEEFLIKLGVSVWKNVRVTGYDSKTVTTNSDLSFDSATVIWTAGVQGALVGGLDADSLVARAERIKVNQYNQVEGYTNIFAIGDIAVMALEDYPLGHPMMAQPAMQQGNHLAENLVKLICKKEMQAFKYKDKGSMATIGRNKAVVDLPNYKFSGVFAWFVWMFVHLFSLIGFKNKAVVFLNWVYNYIRFDREARLIIRPYKKKHITSFTSDEI from the coding sequence ATGAATATACCACGAAGTAGTTTTCCAAGGATTGTTATTGTTGGAGGAGGATTTGCAGGAATTGCTTTAACCAAGAAATTAAGAAATAAAAATGTACAAGTTGTTCTATTAGATAAACACAATTATCATAATTTTCAACCATTAATGTATCAGGTTGCAACTGGAGGATTAGAACCCGATTCGATAGCTTATCCAATTAGAAAAGTAGTACAAGAGTATAATGATTTCTATTTCAGGTTAGCAGAAGTGAAAGAAATTGATACTGATAATAATAAAATTATAGCCGATATAGGTGAGTTAAAATACGATTATTTAATTTTAGCAACAGGATCTAAAACTAATTTTTTTGGAAACAAAGAAATGGAAAGAAACTGTATGGCGATGAAAACCATTCCGCAATCACTAAATATTCGAAGTCTAATTCTTGAAAATTTTGAACAAGCATTATTAACTAATGATATTGAAGAAAGACATAGTTTAATGAATTTTGTTTTAGTTGGTGGTGGACCAACAGGTGTAGAATTGGCAGGAGCACTTGCAGAAATGAAGAAGGCAATTCTTCCTAAGGATTATCCAGATTTAGATGTTCGAAAAATGGAAATCAATCTTATTCAAAGTAGTGATAGAATCCTAAATACAATGAGTGAAAATGCTTCTGAAAAAGCAGAAGAGTTTTTAATCAAGTTAGGTGTAAGTGTTTGGAAAAATGTTCGTGTTACGGGCTATGATAGCAAGACAGTAACAACAAATTCCGATTTATCTTTCGATAGCGCAACCGTTATTTGGACAGCAGGAGTTCAAGGAGCTTTAGTAGGTGGTCTTGATGCAGATTCTTTAGTAGCTAGAGCTGAAAGAATTAAAGTAAACCAATACAATCAAGTGGAAGGTTATACAAATATATTTGCAATTGGAGATATTGCAGTAATGGCACTTGAAGATTATCCATTAGGTCACCCAATGATGGCACAACCAGCAATGCAACAAGGAAACCATTTAGCAGAAAATTTAGTAAAGCTAATCTGTAAAAAAGAAATGCAAGCTTTTAAATACAAAGACAAAGGTTCTATGGCGACAATCGGTCGTAATAAAGCAGTTGTAGATTTACCAAATTATAAATTTAGTGGTGTTTTTGCATGGTTCGTTTGGATGTTTGTGCATTTGTTCTCATTAATAGGTTTCAAAAATAAAGCTGTAGTTTTTTTAAATTGGGTTTATAATTACATACGTTTTGATAGAGAAGCAAGATTAATCATTCGTCCCTACAAAAAAAAGCACATAACGAGTTTTACAAGTGATGAGATTTAG
- a CDS encoding RNA polymerase sigma factor, translated as MNEASEEIFVKQLQENQNIIHKICRLYTNDEDAHKDLFQEITIQLWKAFPKFRGDSKFTTWAYRVGLNTAITLYRKKKKTLNTIEFDSTFHKVKQEDYNYEEEEQLKLLYSAISELNDIEKALVFLYLEDKDYTEISETLGISEVNARVKMNRVKGKLKKILNP; from the coding sequence ATGAATGAAGCGTCAGAAGAAATTTTTGTAAAGCAATTACAGGAGAATCAGAATATAATCCACAAGATTTGTAGGTTATATACTAATGATGAAGACGCTCATAAAGACTTGTTTCAAGAAATCACAATTCAGCTCTGGAAAGCTTTTCCAAAATTTAGAGGCGATTCTAAATTTACAACTTGGGCATACCGCGTTGGGTTAAATACTGCTATTACTCTCTATAGAAAAAAGAAAAAAACGCTAAATACCATAGAATTTGATTCTACTTTTCACAAGGTAAAACAAGAAGATTATAATTATGAAGAAGAAGAGCAGTTAAAACTTCTATATAGCGCTATTAGCGAATTGAACGACATTGAAAAAGCATTAGTTTTCTTATATCTAGAGGACAAAGATTATACCGAAATTTCCGAAACACTTGGAATTAGTGAGGTAAATGCAAGAGTGAAAATGAACAGAGTTAAAGGAAAATTAAAAAAAATATTAAATCCGTAA
- a CDS encoding TraB/GumN family protein: MVRFIIEVAKFAIVTTMLIIGLVANAQKLDNSLLWKISGNGLEKPSYLYGTMHAVCETNIDDKVMKAFDETNQLYLEVDMDDPNLQASMMGGLMMKDGVTITSLITEEEAKKLDAFLQKNIGFSLKMINTFKPFSISSMYIPKLLDCPMKAVDTELMNISVAQNEEVFGLETIEDQMAVFDKIPYDVQIEELLKSAETDLKKDKEEMKKMLTIYKSEDIEAMLAFTKESENKLASDFEEELLINRNQNWIPIISKVAKEKPTFFGVGVGHLAGDKGVIKLLRKKGFKVEAVK, encoded by the coding sequence ATGGTACGATTCATTATAGAAGTAGCAAAATTTGCAATTGTAACTACAATGTTAATTATTGGTTTAGTTGCAAATGCCCAAAAATTAGACAATAGTTTATTGTGGAAAATTTCAGGAAATGGACTTGAAAAACCTTCTTATCTATATGGAACAATGCATGCAGTATGTGAAACTAATATTGATGATAAGGTAATGAAAGCATTTGATGAAACAAATCAGCTTTATCTAGAAGTAGATATGGACGACCCAAATTTACAAGCTTCGATGATGGGTGGTTTAATGATGAAAGATGGTGTTACTATTACTTCATTAATTACCGAAGAAGAAGCAAAAAAACTAGATGCTTTTCTACAAAAAAACATTGGCTTTTCGTTAAAAATGATAAATACTTTTAAGCCTTTTTCAATTAGTTCAATGTATATTCCCAAATTATTAGATTGTCCGATGAAAGCGGTTGATACTGAGTTAATGAATATTTCTGTAGCACAAAATGAAGAAGTTTTTGGTTTAGAAACAATTGAAGATCAAATGGCTGTTTTTGATAAAATCCCATACGATGTACAAATAGAAGAGTTATTGAAATCTGCAGAAACTGACTTGAAAAAGGATAAAGAAGAGATGAAGAAGATGCTAACTATTTATAAGAGTGAAGATATTGAAGCCATGTTGGCCTTTACTAAAGAGTCAGAAAATAAATTAGCTTCAGATTTTGAAGAGGAGTTACTTATTAATAGAAACCAAAACTGGATTCCTATCATTTCTAAAGTAGCTAAAGAAAAACCAACCTTTTTTGGAGTTGGAGTTGGACATTTAGCTGGTGATAAAGGGGTAATTAAACTACTTAGAAAAAAAGGCTTTAAAGTTGAAGCTGTTAAATAA
- a CDS encoding lysophospholipid acyltransferase family protein, whose protein sequence is MGLLKRNPFGHILFLKKWLIRIAGSFTHKRYRGFNQMHIEGSEIIRALPETNVLFISNHQTYFADVVSMFHVFNASLKGRENNIKNVGYLWNPKMNMYYVAAKETMQSGLLPKILAYAGAITVERTWRAEGKDVKREVNPNDTENIKIALEDGWVVTFPQGTTRSFKPVRKGTAHIILQHKPIVVPIVIDGFRRSFDRKGLRIKKKGILQSFVIKPPLEIDYENDSVDSIVEKIEYAIEQHPSFLKVIPADELEEQARLDKDRMWKY, encoded by the coding sequence ATGGGATTATTAAAAAGAAATCCTTTCGGACATATATTATTTTTGAAGAAGTGGTTAATTCGAATCGCTGGTAGTTTTACACATAAGCGATATAGAGGGTTTAATCAAATGCATATTGAAGGTTCTGAAATTATTAGAGCATTACCCGAGACTAATGTGTTATTTATTTCAAACCATCAAACCTATTTTGCAGATGTAGTTTCTATGTTTCATGTTTTTAATGCTTCATTGAAAGGAAGAGAAAATAACATTAAAAATGTGGGCTATTTATGGAATCCAAAAATGAACATGTATTATGTTGCAGCAAAGGAAACTATGCAATCGGGTTTATTGCCAAAAATATTGGCTTACGCTGGAGCTATTACTGTTGAAAGAACTTGGAGAGCAGAAGGTAAAGATGTAAAGAGGGAAGTAAACCCTAACGATACAGAAAATATTAAAATAGCATTAGAAGATGGTTGGGTTGTAACCTTTCCTCAAGGTACAACACGTTCGTTTAAACCTGTAAGAAAAGGGACAGCACATATTATTTTGCAACACAAACCAATTGTAGTTCCAATTGTAATTGATGGTTTTAGACGCTCTTTTGATAGAAAAGGACTTCGAATTAAAAAGAAAGGAATTCTACAATCCTTTGTTATTAAACCTCCTTTAGAGATTGATTATGAAAACGATTCAGTAGATAGTATTGTAGAAAAAATCGAATATGCAATTGAGCAACATCCATCATTTTTAAAGGTAATTCCTGCAGATGAGCTTGAAGAGCAAGCAAGATTAGATAAAGATAGAATGTGGAAATATTAA
- a CDS encoding NUDIX hydrolase — translation MLFQDFIKYVPKIEKEKLLETEAHAKMAPLERISFLKEMDYLEKEPREAAVLMLLYPKASQTHLALIVRNTYPGVHSSQIGFPGGKVEVEDRDLAETALRETHEEVGIPPNKIQIIKPFSKVYIPPSNFLVSPFMGISHEELSFVPDLDEVKSVLEFPLALFLDEKTITKVKMTTSYATDIEVPAFMVEKYVVWGATAMMMSELKESIKNSIQF, via the coding sequence ATGTTATTTCAAGATTTTATTAAATATGTTCCAAAAATAGAAAAAGAAAAGTTGTTAGAGACAGAAGCTCATGCAAAAATGGCTCCTTTGGAACGAATTTCTTTTTTAAAAGAGATGGATTATCTTGAAAAAGAGCCTAGAGAAGCTGCTGTGTTAATGTTACTCTATCCTAAAGCCTCACAAACTCATTTGGCTTTAATTGTTAGAAATACTTATCCTGGTGTGCATTCCTCTCAGATTGGTTTTCCTGGAGGAAAGGTAGAGGTTGAAGATAGAGATTTAGCAGAAACTGCCTTGCGTGAAACTCATGAAGAAGTTGGAATCCCTCCAAATAAGATTCAAATTATTAAACCCTTTAGTAAGGTATACATTCCACCAAGTAACTTTTTGGTTTCTCCTTTTATGGGAATTTCTCATGAAGAGCTGAGTTTTGTTCCTGATTTAGATGAAGTTAAGAGTGTGCTAGAGTTTCCTTTAGCATTGTTTTTAGACGAGAAAACGATAACAAAGGTAAAAATGACAACATCGTATGCAACGGATATTGAAGTTCCTGCTTTTATGGTTGAAAAATATGTTGTTTGGGGAGCTACTGCTATGATGATGAGTGAGTTAAAAGAATCTATTAAAAACAGTATTCAATTTTGA
- a CDS encoding DUF4268 domain-containing protein, whose product MYSKEDAKRIKREFWIQFAEEYPRKWILYNTQIKDFSFKFYIDNKKAQVLLEIEHKELEKRTIYYEKIESLKNILFEDYINDVIFERDFHLESGKTVSRIWVEKSGISINNKDTWNTVFDFFFEKMDAFERFFFDYEEYINDLETNT is encoded by the coding sequence ATGTATAGCAAAGAAGACGCAAAAAGAATAAAAAGAGAGTTTTGGATACAATTTGCAGAAGAATATCCTAGAAAATGGATTTTATATAACACTCAAATTAAAGATTTTTCTTTTAAATTCTATATAGACAATAAAAAAGCACAAGTTTTATTAGAAATAGAACATAAAGAATTAGAAAAACGTACAATATATTATGAAAAAATTGAGTCTTTAAAAAATATTCTTTTTGAAGATTACATAAATGATGTTATATTTGAGAGGGACTTTCATTTAGAATCTGGAAAAACGGTTAGTAGAATTTGGGTTGAAAAAAGCGGAATTAGTATAAACAACAAGGATACATGGAATACTGTTTTTGATTTTTTCTTTGAAAAGATGGATGCATTTGAACGTTTTTTCTTTGATTATGAGGAATATATAAATGATTTAGAAACGAATACATAA
- a CDS encoding DinB family protein, with amino-acid sequence MLIASIKENFKEIIQLLDQLSDLDFTYCHPELSNATIGEHTRHIIELYQVLIKNYSHGLVNYDKRERNLAIQTSIVEAKKAIENILSNINQPNKDLLLEQGAIQPLFTISTNYFRELLYNLEHSIHHQALIKVAILKNPKINISQDFGVAKSTIEFKTQCVQ; translated from the coding sequence ATGCTAATAGCCTCAATTAAAGAGAATTTTAAAGAAATAATACAGTTACTAGATCAACTAAGCGATCTAGATTTCACATATTGTCATCCAGAATTAAGTAATGCTACTATTGGTGAGCATACGCGACATATTATCGAACTTTATCAGGTGTTAATAAAAAATTACTCCCATGGTTTAGTAAACTATGATAAGCGAGAGCGAAACTTAGCTATTCAAACTTCAATCGTTGAAGCAAAAAAAGCTATTGAAAATATCCTTTCAAATATAAATCAACCCAATAAAGATTTATTATTAGAGCAAGGAGCTATTCAACCTTTGTTCACTATTAGTACTAATTATTTTAGAGAATTACTTTATAATTTAGAACATAGTATTCATCATCAAGCATTAATAAAAGTAGCCATACTAAAGAATCCAAAAATTAATATTTCGCAAGATTTTGGTGTTGCAAAATCGACAATAGAATTTAAAACGCAATGTGTACAGTAA
- a CDS encoding NRDE family protein has protein sequence MCTVTYVPLKNGSCLTSNRDEKVAREKAIPPTEYFINNKKVIFPKDPKAGGTWFAYDEKNIIILLNGAKEKHITKNQYRKSRGLIVIDLITSETILDVWKTINLDGIEPFTIVYFNGEELYQLEWNELEKSTISLNPKKNHIWSSSTLYEKETRDKREIWFHEYILKNQENINPESLLNFHQFTESDNKEFGLQINRNNTLKTISITQCVLVQNKISSKYIDLM, from the coding sequence ATGTGTACAGTAACCTATGTTCCTTTAAAGAATGGTTCTTGCTTAACTTCAAACAGAGATGAAAAAGTAGCAAGAGAAAAAGCAATTCCGCCAACAGAATATTTTATTAATAATAAAAAAGTAATTTTCCCTAAAGATCCAAAAGCAGGTGGAACTTGGTTCGCCTATGATGAAAAAAATATCATCATTTTACTAAATGGAGCTAAAGAGAAACACATCACAAAAAATCAATATCGAAAAAGTAGAGGTTTAATTGTAATTGACTTGATTACTAGTGAGACTATTTTAGATGTTTGGAAAACAATAAATTTAGATGGAATTGAACCTTTTACAATTGTCTATTTTAATGGAGAAGAATTATATCAATTAGAATGGAATGAATTAGAAAAATCGACAATCTCATTAAATCCAAAAAAAAATCATATTTGGTCTTCTTCAACACTTTATGAGAAAGAAACTAGAGATAAAAGAGAAATTTGGTTTCACGAATATATTTTAAAAAACCAAGAAAACATTAATCCTGAATCACTATTAAATTTTCATCAATTTACTGAAAGCGACAATAAAGAATTTGGGTTACAAATAAATAGAAACAACACACTAAAGACAATCAGTATTACTCAATGTGTTTTAGTACAAAATAAAATTTCATCAAAATATATTGATTTAATGTAA
- a CDS encoding D-alanine--D-alanine ligase, which yields MKKTKLLFHKIKHWEYWPYQIVYLPVYFQYLYYAVKAKSFFFFNASNPSIKNGGFFMESKKEIYDLIPQEYYPKTFLFKVNTPFKEIREILKKNELKYPLIGKPDIGLRGTAVKKINSEIELLDYSTRANFDFLIQGLIPFHNEIGLFYVRLPNEEKGIITGIVQKEFMIINGDGKKTIKEHLEKDPRYLFQIEALEKEYKEKLNTVLNAEESINLVPYGNHCRGTKFIDASHQITPKLVDRFNLICEKIEGFHFGRMDIMFNTYEELENGENFKIVEINGAISEPTHIYDPQHSLLYGWKELTRHFKYMYEISIHNKKKGAKYLTFKEGVKEFKKHHEYYDTILKF from the coding sequence ATGAAAAAGACAAAATTATTATTTCATAAAATTAAACATTGGGAATATTGGCCTTATCAAATTGTTTACCTTCCTGTTTATTTTCAATATTTATATTACGCAGTAAAAGCAAAGTCATTTTTCTTTTTCAATGCTTCCAACCCTAGCATCAAAAATGGTGGATTTTTCATGGAATCTAAAAAAGAAATTTATGATTTAATTCCTCAAGAATACTATCCAAAAACATTCCTTTTTAAAGTAAACACACCTTTTAAAGAGATTAGAGAAATTCTCAAAAAAAATGAATTAAAATACCCATTAATCGGAAAACCTGATATTGGATTAAGAGGAACTGCTGTAAAAAAAATAAATTCGGAAATTGAACTTCTAGATTATAGTACTAGAGCTAATTTTGATTTTTTAATTCAAGGATTAATTCCGTTTCATAATGAGATTGGTTTGTTCTATGTAAGATTACCAAATGAGGAAAAAGGAATAATTACAGGAATTGTACAAAAAGAATTCATGATTATTAATGGTGATGGAAAAAAAACTATAAAAGAACATCTTGAAAAAGATCCACGATATCTATTTCAAATTGAAGCACTAGAAAAAGAATATAAAGAAAAATTAAACACTGTCTTAAATGCAGAGGAATCAATAAACTTGGTTCCTTATGGAAATCATTGTAGAGGAACAAAATTCATAGATGCCAGTCATCAAATTACACCTAAGTTAGTTGACCGTTTCAATCTTATTTGTGAAAAAATTGAAGGTTTTCATTTTGGGAGAATGGACATTATGTTTAATACCTATGAAGAGCTTGAAAATGGAGAGAACTTTAAAATAGTAGAAATTAATGGTGCTATTAGTGAGCCAACACATATATATGATCCGCAACATTCATTATTGTATGGCTGGAAAGAATTAACACGTCACTTCAAATATATGTACGAAATTAGTATCCATAATAAGAAAAAAGGAGCAAAATATTTAACTTTTAAAGAGGGTGTTAAAGAGTTTAAAAAGCATCACGAATATTATGATACAATTTTAAAGTTCTAA